The Diceros bicornis minor isolate mBicDic1 chromosome 18, mDicBic1.mat.cur, whole genome shotgun sequence sequence ggacttgtggtgatcattttgcaatgtatacaaatattgaatcactatgttgtacacctgaaactaatataatgttatgtgtcaactatacttcaacaaaaaaattaaactgtggtaaaatatacatagcgtaaaatttaccattttaagtgtacagttcaggagtgTCAAACACACTCACACTGTTGtgtaaccaatctccagaactcttttcatcttgcaaaactgaaagtgtgtacccattaaacaaccatttcccaggccccttcctccctgcccgtggtaaccaccattatactttctgtctctatgaatttgactactctaagtacctcatatgagaggactcatacagtatttgtctttttgttattggcTTATTAGAACTTTTTTTAAGGACTGGTTAGAATTAGAAACACAGCCACAACTGGCTCcagtctttcatctcctttgcACCTTTTTACCAACACAATGGTTATGGACACATGTATCTCATCTTTGTGGTCCctaactcagtggttctcaaccatctCACCttgggatatttttaaaaatactcttgCCTTGATCCCATCTcaggccaattaaatcagaatctcaggtAATGGAGACTACTGCAACACCCCTGGTGTTtcttggtttttgtgtgtgtgtgtgtgaggaagatcggccctgagctaacatctgccaatcctcctcttttttttttgctgatgaagactggccctgggctaacatccatgcccatcttcctctactttatatgggacaccgccacagcatggcttgacaagtggtgcgtcggtgcgcgcccggggtcggaaccagcgaaccctgggccgcagcagtggagcacgtgcacttaaccgcttgcgcccctgGGCCGGCCCACCCCTGGTGTTTCGAATTTGCAGTGGAGGTTGCTATCCACTGCCTACTTGAAGAGTTGAAAGGCAGAATAACAGTTGGCAAATCAAAGAGTTTAGAGTAGATGATCTTTAAGgtctttttaaattctaaaattttgcaaaagcatcTTTGTAATTCTCAACCAGCAGGGGTGGAGTTGATTCAGCTATACCCAGAAGGAGCTGAGTGGATGCTCTCTGGAGTGTGGCTCCCCCTGCAGTCCCCTGCTGTCATGACAACCCCACTTTAGAATGCTCCTACTAGTAGCTATAACACCCATCGGTAGACACCCCTCTCTTgccacattcattcaacaaatacttcttAAGATGGCTccaatttccttttaaaacacTTATTCAAGCCAAGAGATAATTATATTTGTACTCATTTCATCAGCTTCTAAAGACCACGAAATTCAAATAATTCTAAGGCTGAATGAGGGATATTACAGGGATATCGATTTCAGCTTAACGTAAGAAATACTTTTCTGAAACCAGAGTGGTTTAATAGAGTAAGTTGCCCTGTGAAATAGCAATCCCCTTGATGCTAGTGCTGCACAAGTGAATACCATCTATAAGGGATGCTATAGAGTAAGATTCCTGAATTAGAAGGAATTAGGATGACCTATGCGGCCAAAACTTCTAACTCCAAAACTCCATGATTTTAaagtcagaaaataaaagaatgatctAAGGCAGACAAATGGTTTCTGAGCTAAGAAATAGAGCTCCAAGGTTCTGATTATTCCAACTTTCAACCACTCTTCAAGTTTACATTTACATGACTAAATGTAAAATATCCAAAATGAATACAGGTGGGTcctgttttaaagaaaattcattATAGCATATAAAAATCTGAACTTTTTAGGAAGATTAATTAGGAGGTTGGTTATTTGCATTGTAAAAGAATTATTGACTTAGTAAAATCATGTTTGAATAATAGAGTTACTTCGAGCAGCATCTAAGTATTGATTTACAGGTCACTAGTTACTTAGCCAATGTGCTTGGGTGCCGGGAAAACTCTAAAGTGTTAACTATTACCCTTTTAAGttcatttggaaataaaaaagaaagaaacattagaGATGCCATTAGCAAAACAGAATATGATTAAATAACAAGTGTTTAAAATTTCATCAGAAAACATGGAACGCTCCAAAATTCAATgcgaaaacagttgcaatttctTGAGTGCTGTAATGTGTCGATCATTTCAGaaacatcatttcatttaatcctcacataagCCTTGTAAGGCaatatattattatctccattttacagataaggaaactgggcCTCAGGGAGGTTACATAATTTATTCACGAACAAAATTCAAGTCCAAGTCTTTCTGATTCTTTCCTTTATATGTACCAAGTTATTCCAATCCATCATTCTTAGAACAAATTGCTCACTGACAGCTTGAAGACCGAATGtgtttgggttaatttttgcCCTTAAAGTGTTTTCAAAATGAATTAGTTGCCaatgtttaaaaattagatttcacaTGAAAGTCTGGATGTCCTGCCTGTCTCGAAGAATCAGAAGGTGTGGTAGCCCTGCTCCTGCAGTCTCGAATGGTGATAAGGCTGGATGGGCCCCACCTTAGCTGGGGCCTGAGTTCTTTAGGTTCCTCTGGTCCCTACTCCTCCGTGTTGTGTCCCTCACCAGGAGGTTGAGTGTCAGTTGTGATTTATCCCTTCACATCCAGCCCTCCTTACTTATGTAGTTATCTACCTGGCACCTGTTGGCACTGAATATGCAACCCCCAATTTAGAATCTCTCTTCTACTTCCCAGTTCAGATCCcaaacattcttctttttttgtttgtttgttttggtgagaaagattggcccggagctaatgtatgttgcctatcttcctctatttttttggtatatgggactccaccacagcatggcttgacgagcggtgtgtaggttgGTGCCTGGGATCCAGCCTCTgacccccggggctgctgaagcagagctgtgaactcaaccactacaccaccaggctggcctctccaaacattctgattctgtTTGTCCCAAAGCCATTTTtgcattgttcccatttcccaaGGGTAGGTGGGCCTAACATGTATTCACCTTAAATTTTCTGCACAGAAGTAATTCTATGatttctctccttgttttctcACGTTGGGGCATTTTGCTTCTGTACTTCATAGCCTATCTCACTTTCATTTCTTCCCATTCTTGGGGGCTAGGTTTGGTGGTGTTGTgctgatgggggagggaggaatgcttCCAAGTACCTTCTGGGGGTGGTCCTGACCTATGACTGCCCAGCAAGCTGGGACCACCCACGTGGGGAATGGATTTGGTGCCTAACAGAGAGGCGTGAATGGGTCAGGTTCTTTCTAGCCCCGGAAGAACTCAGTCAGTTATTGTTCAGCAGCTGGGTTCCCAACAGACAGCACAAGATCCTTACAGGTTGTCCTCTCAACCTGCCCCTTGTCCAGTTactgcccctcctccaccccataATAGAACGACACCTACTCAGACAATATGATGCAACTTTATTTTATTAGGAAAGGTGGGTAGGCACTAGAGTGGCACTTTCCAGGGTCAAGGGAGGCACTGGGGAGGATAACAGAGATGCCCAGCACTAGAAGGCACAGCTGCTTTCCACAAAGCGGCGACACTTCATGACCCGCAGGTAGGTCTCAGCCTTGTGCAGGTCCTTCTTGAAGCAGGAGAGCAGCCCGTAGTTCTTGAGCAGTGCGTCATCACTGCGCAAGTTGGTGTCAAACTTGTCGTAGGTTTGCTTGAGGATCTGCCCAGTCCGGGGGCTGCCATCTTCCAGCTCCTgcaaaagggaaggagagaaagagaagccgAGTCCTTTCAagctgctccctccttcccccatccATTTTCTACCTTCCCCTCCAGGGCACAGAGAAAGGCAGGGAGGATTCAAAAGGGGAAACGAAGGGTAAGATTTTTGCTAGGTCGGGGCTAGATTGCTACAAAGAGGGCGGCAGGATCTCTCTTCCCCACCCCTTAGCTAAGCCTGCGGGGCCTCCAGGCTCAGGAGAGGGGGACCCGCAATGCCATCCTCACCCGCATCAGGGCTTGGATGCCTTCCTCCAAGTCCCTCAGCTTCTCATAGACACGGTCTGAGGTGCCAAACACCAGGCTGTTGGTGAAGACCCTGCTGAGGAATTGCACAGGCCCGAGCCACGACTGGATGAGCAGCAGCGAGAAGCGGAGCAGCTCCACGTCCTGTGGTGAGGGGTGGGTGGTGGGCGTGGGCACAGGGCAGCTCCTCTAGGCCGGCATCTGCCCGGTGGTCTTCCGCAGCCACCCTCACCCTCAGCCCCGCTCcgccacctcaggcagaaggccgCCCAGGGCCCGAGGAGAGAAGGGGCGGCCTTCTTAGAAAGAGGGAGGCCCTGCTCCTTGGCCGGGCCGCAGCGGCCACTCACGGATCTCTGCTGGGCCTCGTCCTTGCCCGTGGGGGCTGGGATGGTCTCCGagaagcagaaggcagcctgggcGTTCTGGATCGAATATCTCTGTCCCTCAGGGATGTAGGCGCGCTCCTGGGAGAAGGAAAGCCCGCCCAGGTTTAAGCTGGTGCATGGTTCTCATCAGTGAGATTCTTCAGAGCCCCCCTCAGTTTTTGCTCACCTGACAGCATCTTCACTTGGATAAAATAACCCCTGAACTCATCAGTTTCCTCCCATTACGTCCCACGGGGGGAAATTCACCTCTTCCTGCCACCCTCCACGAGCACCCATCCCCGAGGAgcttacaaactctttgtaggtGTCAGCAGCCAGTTGGTGTAGGTGCTGGGCCCGGAGCACAGCGTTGGCAAACAGGCTGGACAAGGGCATGGCCGGGAAGGCGCCCACCTCCTGAGGCCAGGGCAGGCAGAGCAGGGCGAAAGCCAGGAGCACGGAGGTACGAGGGCCTGGAGAGACACACGCAGGGTTGGGGGCCTCAGTCTCCTGCCAGACCTCTCCCTGCCTCAAGgaaatttctttctcctcctcctcgttCCAGGGACTGAGAGCATTTTAAACTTGGCCAAATGTCTGGATGTAGACGTCTATGCTCACATTCAGGAGCCCAGGGTTAGTGCCCCCATGCATCTGCAGGGCCCCCATACCACCCCTCAGTACACACCAAGGCCAAGGGAATTTTAGGGGCGCTTACCTGCAGCCATTGCTGCTGGGTGAGCTGTCCACAGGTCCCTGAGCGGTTTGGGGAGCTGGGTCCTAGGATCCTAGAATCGATCCCTTGCGGGCCCTTTTTATACCCAGGCTCCTTCTCTCTCCCCGCTGCCCCCACCTATTTTCTCTATACATTTATGCATGGGGCCACTGACGGGCATCTGCTGATGGATAATTTAGAACCTCCTCCCACTCATCCTGTACCCGCTCCTCTCCTGGGGTCATGTCCCCCAAGCTTGTCATCTTCTCCTCCCCACTGTCACCAGCCCTGTGAGGTTGTGCACACACAGTCTCAGCTAGAGAGACCACCAATCtgtcctctttttatttatttaattttatttttagtttttttggtgagggagattggccatgagctaacatcttttgccaatcttctttttgctgaagaagattagccctgagctaacatccatgcccatcttcctccattttgtctatgggaccctgccacagcatggcttgatgagcggtaggTATTTCCACACTGGGGATCCGAATCTATGAACCCcggccgaagcggagcgcgtgaacttaaccactatgccaccgggctggccccatgtcctCTTTTTAAGGGCGAGGTGGCAGAAGGGAGCAGTCTGAGTTCAGGCACGCTCTGGCAGGATATCACCGTGGAGTTGTCCATCAAAGTGAAGAGGTCCCAACCTGGTCCCCAAAAAGAGGGCTACGTTGGGATGGCTGGGCCTTGAGAGCTGTGTTGACCCCTTCCTCATTctgtccctttcctcctccctgcaCTGCTCCCCTCCACCCACCAGAAAGAATGTATGTGTTGGGAAAGGGGGCCAAGAACACCAATATATTCTGTAGTTTGGGGGCCCAGTTCAGCTCCAAATTCTACCTTCGCCTTTATCACCATCCTCCCACCAACCCACCACCTGGTCCTGCCTGAGGCAGCCGGATGAAGTGCTAACACTGACCACTAGAGGGCGCCGGCCCCACACATGTCCTCCCCTTTTCCTGAGGTTGGGGCTCCCAAGGCAGGTGGGGCAAAGGACCAAAATTTGAGGTATGACTGCTCCTTGGACAAGAATCAGAAATCCCAGGAACAGACACAAACCACAAGTGCTTCCTCCCACAGCCCTGCCACCGTCAGAGAATCCCAAAGTTGGAAGAACCCTTGAGGGCTTGAGTCTCATCCCCAGTACTGGAACTCAGGGTACAGCACCCTGTTAAGACACTCTCTCCAGTCACTGTAGTCTCCTCccgttctttcttctcctttatttAATATTGGTATAGAGCTTATCAGGCTGTGAAGAGCATGCCTATGCATTCTCACATTTGACCCTCACGACCATCTTGTGAAGGAGGTGTTATCAACCCATTTACAGaggaagagactgaggctcagagaggctgacttGCACCAGCTACCTCTGCCAAGGAAGCAGATCTCCAAAGCCTTGCTCTTCCCACGTTGCAGCATCCAAAGCCCTTTCTCAAAGCAGACTGGGTAGGTGTCACTCAGTTATTTTAACTTCTAAATTCCTCTGAACACAAACAGCCTGCCTCTAATCACAAGAGTCCCTTTGCCTCATTTTGTCCCCTCTAAAGAGCAGATTGTTGTCCCTCATTTCCCAGGTGAGAACGGCCTAGAGACACAGGGTGTGTGTTGGAGACCGCAGAGCATGCCCAGACTAGGGCCGGGAAGGTAGGACAGCTTCCTTCCAGCCTCCTGGTGCTAGGGTCTGGCTATTTCAGCATCTGGAGGTCACCAGCCTCAAATTGCCCTCCAGGAAAAGGGCAGGAAAGAACACATTTCCCTCAGaaagcaaacaaatgaacaagcaaAGCCTTCTAGAGGAGGTTGGTTCTGGTCTTGACAACCAATGTTGAAAAGTCCCACTCCTGTGGTCCAGAATATGAATGCTTGTGCCTTGCTACTTCCCCCTTTTAGGACCAGAAATAGAGCTCCCGTTTTTCCCATCCTTCCTGAACCATTGTCCAACCATGCCCCTGATTCATTATCTGCCGGGAGGGCCCTAGGACCCATGGGAGCTGTTCTCCAGGCAGGACTGTGGGAAGATCAGAGAGGGGTGTCATCAAAGATACAGGCCCTGAGGAAGGTGGGGACATGGAGAAGGTGAGAacaccccttccctctcctccttccagctccataAAAGAGGAGGAACCAGGCAGGAAGTGGAGGAGAGTCCCTGAGCCCCACACTGCCTTCTGCCTCCCCCACCACTCCTTCCTCCTGTGTCAGCTGGGGAAGGGGCACCGATGTGGAACTCCTCATGACAGGCTTCTAGCTAATTCTGGGGGGACTTGTATGCAAGCTGTGGACCTTGGGAAGCCTCAGGCCTCCCCTAGGAGTGAGGGTACAGGAGCCCAAGTTGGGGACTGCTCAAGAGCCAACCAAGGTGGGCACAGATGAGGTGTGggtgaggttccccaccaggcAGGTTCCTGCCAAGAACAGGTGGGACCAGCCAGGCGAGGGGAGCATCTCCTCTCACCACACCCACTTCTGTTGACTCCAGAACTAGGTTGGCCCACAAGACTCTGGGGACCCCTGGGGATACATTTTATAAAAGGTTACCATGGCAGCCATTGGACCCAAAGAACGAAGAACTGAAGGATGTAGAGGTGGATGTCAGCGGTTCCTTTCTCTAGTCCTGAACTTTTCAGGGCCTTTAGTCTTGAAGACTACATACAAAATTTATTCCTAGTAGAAGACAAACTTTGAATTAGACTTGAGATTTTCCCTCCAGTGTTGGGAAGTCATCCCCCTTTCTCAGGGCATTACCTGGGGCCAGACCCCTGGCTTCTCCAGGTTCAGAGACTGCCCCACAATGGCCTCTGCATGGTGACCAGTGGGGACAGGCTGTGATTAGCATCTCTGAGGTCAGCCTCAAATGGCTTGGGATGAATCCCCCATTGTCTTATCCATGAATTTCAGTGTGTTGGAAAGCCCTTCATATTTCCAGACTTGACTGTCTCTGaggttctctgtatctattgtaGAAGCTTACAGATCTGCTCTTGATCCGAGAGTGGCCTCTTTCAAGCTTCAAGAGCCCCTCTGAGATTCGAGTCCATGGAGTATGAGGCCATCTCATTATTTAGAGTCATACTCGCCCTGGTTTTAGGGACAGCCTAAGAGGGACTGGTGGCAGCTCTTTCCGTTCCCCCCGCTTTGGTCACTTGAGCCCACACTTCCCACCACTTGCTCTGTCCCATCTTCCTTGAGGCCAGAGGCTGGGATTACCCCCCGGACATACTCCACCTCTTCTTTGCTTCCAACATGAGTCTTAGCACCACGCTGATCACCCAGCACACTGGGTCAAGATCTTTAGAGAATATTATATGAGGATTCCCAAAGGCTTCTCCAggggagatggggaaggagatcGACATTTTTGAGttcccaccatgtgccaggcacggtaCTGGGTGATAAGAGGTGTAAGGCCCATTTCGTAAGAGGACACTCAGGATCAAAGACACAAAGTAGTTTTCCCAGAGTCTCTCAGCTCCTACATGATGGCTGCCCAAGGCCCTAGTCTCTCCATGTGCCAAGCTCTTTAGAAGCCTCATCTAGGAAAGACAGTGGAGCTGCTGGGCATGGACAGAACTTTCCTCATGCAAAGCTAGCAGGGCAGGGATCAAGTCCCCGCTCAGAAGATGTTCAGTGAAGCTGTGGGGAATTGAAAGCAAGGAGCTTCAGCCCAGAATGAGGTCCACAGGCACCaagaaaagaggcagaaaaaaacaacccgatGTAGCCCGATTTAGCGAACCAAGTCGCATCATCCTTCACATTTGTGTTGCACGTTTCAGTGTACATTGTGTTTTCACTTCCTTTATCTGGTTGGACCCTTGAGTTTGCCAGAGGGTTCAAGCATGGAGGAAGGGTCTTGGAGGGCTCGGGGGTCGGGGGAGGATGGGGGCAGGCACTCCTGTGGGTTGATGGGGGCGTTGTTTACACTGGTTGAGGATCCCTGAACAACCTGGAAGTGCATAGCAATCTACATAACTGGACCTACTAAGTAATTTCCACTTTGGGGATTATTCCCCAGGGAGACTGTCCCATTGAAAAAGAAGTAATAAGTACGGAGGTGTGTCCAGCAGCTGTGGGAAGTTGGAGGTGTTTTCCTGATTCGTGCCCTCAGCTGGAAATAACCTCTGCCTCCTTTTACCTTACTCTGTGGTTATTTGTGGACATCTTATTCCCCTTATGGGAGAGTAAGCTCTTTGAGGCTTGGTTCACACctttcatctgttcattcattcactcattctcttATTCACCCATTAACTGGTTCAACAAGTGGTTGTTGCTCCTTCCATAGGCCAGACATTGTACCAGGCAGATGGGTACCCCTAGATGAAGAAAAGACACAATCCTTTCTCTGCTGGCATTTACAGTCTATGGGGAAGAGAGATAgtagcaaacaaataaatacataatggtaagatataaaaagaaattttacattGTGAAAACTGCCGTGAAGGAAATAGCTAAGATATAGACATGAGAGAATAGCCCTGGGAGTGGGGGGAAGTGGCAGCTGGCACAGTCCCAGGCCCAGGAACTCAACAAGCATCTGCTGAGTGGATTGAATGGACGGAAGGATAGCGCCAAGGAAAGAGCGCCAATATCCACTTGGCCGGAAATGGCAAGACAGCCACATTGTGTCTGAATGTGTTCCACTTAGTAGAGTGAATTTAAAAtaagtacaaaataaaataataataacaaatacagGATCTTGTGATGCACAGCAATACAcacatgaaaaaattttaatgaaaaaagtaGACAAGGCAGTATGTGTATGCTGATTCCAAGTACACACAAACGTTCTACGCAGACTCACAACTCGCAGAACGCGAGCCCTAAGCGGGACCTCATGCGGTGTCTGGCCCTCCCAGTCGTGCCATGTGAGAAAATGGTGTTAGGTTCGAGAAAAAGatcttgtgtgtttgttttaatttgaaaattgcaCTAGGATCTGCCTAAACGTGTTTTAACAAACTGCACTGATTTAATGCTTGTTAATTTTTGTCCTCTGTGGAGTCACCTAAGTTCCCAAGTGAAGGCTTTTGGGTTGGAGAGGGCAGTGAGGTGTCCCAAGTGGAaggtttgttgttggtttttttttgttggcaGCTGAGTCAACGACAGTTCCTGAGGGTGCTGTAACCAGGTGCAGCGTGGAGAGCAGAGACAAATCCAAGAATTTCACAGATATGGGCTCTCACTCCAGCTACTGAGGTCGTCTGAAGAGAGCAGAGGACGCGAGAACAGAATCTGGGAATCCCAAACCCCGTGTTCCGAGATGGCCTTTGAGGCCCTCCGCAGAAGACCCGGCCAGGCTGACACCTGCTAAGGGATGAACGCTATCTGCCAGTAACACCCAAACAGCAGCAGCTTTCCGCGTTGTGTTTTTCTCTCACCTCCGATTCTGCTGGAAAAACACCCAAACCCTTGGGTCAGAGCACCCCAGCACCTGCAGTGAGAGGGCCGGAAGTCAAGCTAGAATGGAGGAGGAACCAGCCTGTGCTGACACCAGGGCCCCGAGGGACCAGGCTGGATTCCCCCAGTGGGCAGTGGGGCATGTGCCCATCAAGGGGCTTCAGGGCTGCCTTCTGGGGAAGGGGAggaccagagaagccatctagaGCTGGACTCCTGGAAGGATGGTCCTACGGCACGACATGGGCCCTATTAGGAGGGAGTGGGGCCTTCGGGGCTTTGGGACTTGTGAACAGTGGGAAACTTTTGGAGATAGCAAAGTCGTGCCAGGATCCTCCCTActcccctccttcttttcttcctcctctggttCAAAGCCTCAGTCCTGCAAAGTCCTTTGAAGGAGGCAGCTGTGATATAGTGGAAAGAATGCTGGATTTGGAATCAGAAGGTCTGTGAGTGACTTTTGGCCAATTATCGTAATCTCCGTAGGCCTcgatttccttatttgtaaaatggggataatactaccCCCTTCCAGAGTTATGCTGGGGCTTAAGCAGGATCATGTAAATGAATgtggaggtgctcaataaaattcTATTGGCATTTAAGAGGTGTTTGATATACAAATATTTTGGAGGCCCAGTAAAAGATTTCGGTtcgtgttctgtatcttgattgtggtggtggttatacaaATCTGTACACGTGCTaaaattcattgaactgtacaccaaaagaaaatgaagtcaATTTTACTgtgtaacaatttttttttttaaaaacagcatctGGTTCAACTCCCTTCCCTCAGACAGATTTTgtgattcccattttgcagataaagcaACAACCTGAGACATTCATCATCGCCACCAGCATCACCCAGCTTTGTTTCCACAGCTTAAGTCAGTTCTGGGGGCCAGGAACCCATGAGACAGACAGGATGACAGCCATAGTGTAAGCCCCTACAACAGGAAAATAGGCCAGGGAGGGCTTCTACATCATAACCATGAAGGCAGGTGCCCTTTAGGGGGTGTCTGCTGGAGGAGGAAGGCCTCACTACTCAAGTGATTCTCTGCCAACAGCACTTCAAAGTTAGGAAAACTCAGTTATTCAAAGGTAGTAAGTGTCTTTTGGTAAAGCCAAGGCCTCCCCCGACTCAGGGCAGCCCCAAGCAGGGGGAGACCCTGCTCTGGGGAGAAGTGAAGACTCCTCCCCACACCCAGCCGGGCTGCCCAGGGTCCCTGGTGGAGGTAGCAGGACAGAATTAGCGCCACTATGCAAAGCAGCAGGAGAGGAAGGGCTCCAGCTCAGTGGAGGCAGATGCCAAAACAAGCCAGTtccctttggcagcccagagacCAGGAGGGAGCAGGCCAGCCCGGCTTGGCCCAGCCTGGTTCCGTGTGGGCACCACTGAGCGGTGGAGAAATTGACTCGAGGCATGGGTACCTTAGCTGCCTGCCCCACCTGGAGTTCCAGGGGGAAGCTGGTAAAAACTGGTGCTGCTCTCACTGGTCCCCTCT is a genomic window containing:
- the GH1 gene encoding somatotropin, with the protein product MTPGEERVQDDPWNEEEEKEISLRQGEVWQETEAPNPACVSPGPRTSVLLAFALLCLPWPQEVGAFPAMPLSSLFANAVLRAQHLHQLAADTYKEFERAYIPEGQRYSIQNAQAAFCFSETIPAPTGKDEAQQRSDVELLRFSLLLIQSWLGPVQFLSRVFTNSLVFGTSDRVYEKLRDLEEGIQALMRELEDGSPRTGQILKQTYDKFDTNLRSDDALLKNYGLLSCFKKDLHKAETYLRVMKCRRFVESSCAF